Proteins encoded by one window of Hylaeus volcanicus isolate JK05 chromosome 7, UHH_iyHylVolc1.0_haploid, whole genome shotgun sequence:
- the LOC128880007 gene encoding uncharacterized protein LOC128880007, which yields MKIFVAIALLVAAVAAEPPRYRQQQRQYYFARQQEETTTADAPYPASNWRPAGPVFNLPQRAPQQQYGAPTAPQQQYGAPAAPQQQYGAPAAPQQQYGAPAAPQQQYGAPSAPQQQYGAPAAPQQQYGAPTAPQQQYGAPAVPQQQYGAPQEATTTEVPNSTEVDEATTVASVTESESEPVNSVNELEDEDVDELPQQSGEYYIALPDGRLQRVQYVSRQNLEAMKYFAKIRAENVEPLRGPIYAYSPLQKLQILPAGLQVSVAPVAPITAASAETKPQKLEIKPVATQVQYQYDNPAGVIPLPSSPLSSSYTTYTTNYQVPASDPRFLVTLQ from the exons ATGAAG ATAttcgtcgctatcgccctttTGGTCGCCGCGGTCGCCGCAGAGCCCCCGAGGTACCGTCAACAACAAAGACAATACTATTTTGCAAGACAGCAAGAAGAAACTACTACTGCTGACGCACCTTACCCCGCGTCTAATTGGAGGCCAGCTGGACCAGTCTTCAATCTTCCTCAGAGAGCACCCCAACAACAATACGGAGCACCTACTGCGCCTCAGCAACAATACGGAGCACCTGCCGCACCTCAGCAACAATACGGAGCACCTGCCGCACCTCAGCAACAATACGGAGCACCCGCCGCACCTCAGCAACAATATGGAGCACCTAGCGCTCCTCAACAACAATATGGAGCACCTGCCGCGCCTCAGCAGCAATATGGAGCACCGACTGCGCCTCAGCAGCAATACGGAGCACCAGCGGTTCCTCAACAACAATACGGAGCACCACAAGAAGCCACCACCACTGAAGTACCAAACAGCACGGAAGTGGACGAAGCCACTACCGTCGCAAGCGTCACTGAGTCTGAG TCCGAGCCCGTAAACTCGGTAAACGAGCTCGAAGACGAAGATGTGGACGAACTTCCTCAGCAATCCGGCGAGTACTACATCGCCCTTCCCGACGGACGTCTTCAACGCGTGCAGTACGTCAGCCGTCAGAACCTGGAAGCCATGAAGTACTTCGCCAAGATTCGCGCCGAGAACGTGGAGCCTCTTCGTGGACCGATCTACGCTTACTCTCCCCTCCAGAAGCTGCAGATCCTGCCAGCTGGACTGCAAGTGTCCGTCGCTCCGGTCGCGCCGATCACAGCTGCGTCTGCAGAAACGAAACCGCAAAAACTCGAAATCAAGCCGGTCGCCACCCAAGTGCAATACCAATACGACAATCCTGCCGGCGTGATTCCTCTTCCCTCCAGCCCATTGAGCTCCTCTTACACCACGTACACAACCAATTACCAGGTGCCTGCCAGCGACCCGAGATTCCTCGTGACCTTGCAGTAG